Within the Syntrophales bacterium genome, the region GGAACACCGCAGTTTGAAGGAGGAAAACCGGATTCTCAGGGAAAAACTGGGCGACCGTTTCGACCGGAAAAATCTTGTCGGACGCTCCCTGGCAATGAGCCGCCTGCTTGAAACCGCGTCGCAGGTGGCGCAATCGGAAGCTACCGTTCTTGTGGCCGGCGAGTCGGGAACCGGAAAGGAACTGATCGCCGAGTTGATCCATTTCAACAGCCCGCGCCGGGAAAAAACCTTTGTCAAACTGAATTGCGCCGCTATTCCTGAAAACCTGCTGGAGTCGGAACTATTCGGCCACGAGAGGGGAGCCTTCACCGGGGCCGACCGGCGCAAGGAGGGGAAGTTTCTCCAGGCAAACGGCGGCAGCCTTTTTCTGGACGAGGTCGGGGAGATGCCGCTGACGATGCAGGTAAAACTGCTGCGGGTATTGCAGGAGCGCGAGCTTACCCGCGTCGGCGGCGAGGATGTTTTGCCGATCGATGTGCGCATGATAGCGGCGACAAACCGGGATTTATTCAGAGAAGTAGCCTCGGGACGCTTCCGGGAGGATCTTTTCTACCGGCTGAACGTCGTCAGCCTGGTCATCCCACCGCTCCGAGAAAGGGTGGAGGATATTCCGCTGCTTGCCCAGGAATTCCTCCTGCGGTTTTCCGAGAAAAATCATAAAAATATCAGCGGCTTCACGCCAAGAGCGATGGATCGTCTGCTGCGTCATCCCTGGCCGGGAAACGTCCGCGAACTAATGAACGCGATCGAGCGGGGCGTGGTCCTTTCCCGTGGGGATTGCCTCGATGAGGGAGATATTTCCCTGCTCAACTTTGCCGAGAATGGACAGCGCGCGGGGAGGGGTTTTTCCCTTGGTTATGGCGATGCGGCGCCGATATCAGCTCCTTCTGCCCGCAGGCCGAGTGAAGCGGTTTTTCTTGAGGGGAATATCCCCAAACGGACATCCGGCGAACAGGGGCAAGACGGTGCTGTCGGAATTATGAATACAGGGGAAACGGCAGAAAACAGCGCGGTCAGCTTTGCCGAAGGGACGTCGCCCCTTGAGGATGTGGAGCGGGAGATGATCCTGCGGACGTTTGCCGCCGCGGGCGGAAACAAGAGCGAGGCAGCCCGCAGATTGCAGATTACCAGGAGAACTCTCCATAAAAAACTAAAAAAATACGGTCTGATGTAATCGCTGCCAATGCCGCGGCCCAAGTCTTAAACTGTTCCTGGCAGTAATGGAAAGGTCCTTGACAAAAGCTATCATAGTCTTGTAGCCCATACAGCCATTGACTATGCCTTGGAGGAGCTTTCTTTTCGGAAGAACTTAAACTATGAACTCAAAAAAAGGGAAATACACCTGCAAAGATTATCGGGAAGAGATGATTCTTCTCGGCCTCAAAAGAAGACTGAATCAAGCTGATCTCGGGGTAGATGAGCGGGTAGAACTCAGCAAAGAGATAGAGAATATCGAGAAAAAGATGGGAATGTAGGTTAATTGACCTTCATATCCGAATCGCTCATACGATATAAACCCCCATGCCTTGGGAGGCACAACGAACGATGAAATTGGAGGGACGCGCTCCGTCGCGTCCGGGGCTGTTGCTCAAGGCATTGGCTGATTGAGGGAGGGAATATGCGGACGGCTCCTCGCTTAAGCGTTCTTGCCGTTTTCCTTTTGGCAGTCATGGTTTGCGCCGGCTGCGCGTCGCTGGCCGAGCAGGGCCTGCTGCCTGATGTCAAGGCGCGCCGGCTGCCGGAAGTCCATCTGAGTCCGGAGATCGTTCTTTGGGAAGATGTAAAGATAGCGGACGGCTTCCCCTTCAAAAGTCTCATCAGCGCCGACGGTAGAGCCCATCTCTTTTTATCAGATAAAAAAAAACAGATACACCACCTTGAAGTTTCCGAAAGCAATGTCTTTTTACACGAAATTATCGGCAAGTTGGAAGACGCTTCCCCCAAGGCGCTTGATGCAGTTGAGCTTTCGGCCGGCGGTCTGCGCGTGCTTGCCGGCGACAGACAATTTATCCGCTCCGCCCCAGAGCAGAAATGGCAGGAGCTCAAGGGGAATCTTTGCGCCCGGTTCATTACGGCGGGCGATAATCTGCTTTGCGCCTTCATCGCCAATGGCAAGGAAATCGGCTCTCCCACGCGCAGGGACTGGACGGTGGGCTGGTTCATTTTATTGCCCGTAGTCTTCTGGTCGGATGTCATGGCCGACAAGCTTGTCCTTGCCCAGGAATCCCCCGAGGGATGGGCCATTCGCGCGGTCTTCGATCCGGAGACAAAGCTCAGCGCTCTTTCGGACTTCACGGTTGGGGCGGATCGCAACGGTTCCTTACATTTTCTGTATCGCGCCTCCGGCAAGAGCAGGGCCTTTATCGTTGCCTTTGGATACATGAGCGGCGGCTACAGGGTTGTGGATACCTCCCCAAAGGAGATACGCTATGCCCGGGTGCAATACGACAGGTTTCTTTCAGGAAACAAAAATCTCGACCAGCAAGGGGCAGGAAAAGACAATACTCCAATCCTGTGGGAAGCCATTCCGGGAATGCCGTTGGTCCCCTTGCCGTATGTTGCCGATAAAAACCAGCGACCAACATCATTAAATCTGATCGGTTCCATAGAAAGGCAGTTCGCCATTAACAGCGCACTCGGTGATCTTGATGGCCTGATTTGGGTATATAATCTGGGGCTGGACGACGGAATGCATAAAATGGGAACTGCGGATATGCCGTGGATAAACGTGAAAATCAATGATGGCCAATGGGCGCCGCTTTTCGAGATTGTAACCGCGAGCGATCTGCCGGATTCCGGGTGGCGCTGGCTCAATGACCGCGGCGCCCTGCTCAACAATGATGCGAAGGGCGCCAATCATCTTCTGTTGACTAAATCGCAGCTGGGTTTCTGGAGTTCCACACACGAAATGTGCTATTTTATTAATACAGGCGACGATTGGTCGGCCCCGCTGGTTTTGGGAAGCAGTGGGAGGATTGACAGCCAGCGCTCTCTTGCCGTGGATGCAGCCGGCAGAGTCTTTGCTGCCTGGCAAAGCAGGAGCAATAGAGTCGTCGGCCGCTGGATTTTGCCGAAGAAATAAAGATTGGCGGGAGGCATTTTAGATCGCCGCTGGCACTGAGGGGCAAGTCATGATAGTGACGCACAGCGGCAAAAAAGTTCCTCAATCCATAGCCGGCATAAGATATAGCCTCTCAGGAGGTTTATTCTCCTCAAATCCTTCCCGCCGCTATCCGTTGATAATTAGCGGCATTGCCGCAAAATTTTCTTTGACAGAGGAGAGTCGCTTGTCTTATAAACTCGCCATGAAAACCAAAATTATTTCTTTACTGTTATTGGTCATTGCTTTTCTGGTTCTTGCCGGCTGCCAGAAACGTACCCCTGCAGTGCTGACGGTGCAGCCAACCCCCCAAAAGGATTACTATCGTCTCTTGCCGCCCGGCGAGCTGGCGCTGCGAAAGATTACCGATCCCAGCCAGATTCCCGACTACACGCGGGCCTGCTCTGATACTGACCGCCTGCAGGAAGCAATCGCCAACAGTCTGAATTATCTAGCAAAACCATCCAGCAAAGGATTCTACCCTTATGGCGACATCACCTACGACCAGGCTCTCAGGAGCCTGCAGGAGCTGAAAAAGCTGGTTGCGGCGAGATTGTCTCCTCAGCAGATGAACGCGGTTTTGCGGGAGCGATTCGACACGTATATTTCGGTCGGCTGCGATGACCAGGGAACCGTACTGTTTACGGGGTATTATACGCCTATTTTTGACGGTTCGTCTGTGCGCACCGACCGTT harbors:
- a CDS encoding sigma-54 dependent transcriptional regulator → MTKEKRNVLVVDDDVSHRTMLKTLLGDWGYEIAEADDGGSAVAMARSRPFDLILMDVRMIKMSGLEALAGIKDFNPALPIIIMTAYASVETAVEALKKGAYDYLTKPLDFDELRLTMERAMEHRSLKEENRILREKLGDRFDRKNLVGRSLAMSRLLETASQVAQSEATVLVAGESGTGKELIAELIHFNSPRREKTFVKLNCAAIPENLLESELFGHERGAFTGADRRKEGKFLQANGGSLFLDEVGEMPLTMQVKLLRVLQERELTRVGGEDVLPIDVRMIAATNRDLFREVASGRFREDLFYRLNVVSLVIPPLRERVEDIPLLAQEFLLRFSEKNHKNISGFTPRAMDRLLRHPWPGNVRELMNAIERGVVLSRGDCLDEGDISLLNFAENGQRAGRGFSLGYGDAAPISAPSARRPSEAVFLEGNIPKRTSGEQGQDGAVGIMNTGETAENSAVSFAEGTSPLEDVEREMILRTFAAAGGNKSEAARRLQITRRTLHKKLKKYGLM